The Paraburkholderia megapolitana genomic sequence GATCCGCGCGCACTCGAAGCGCAGATCAATGCGTGGCCGGGTGTGGTGACGGTGGGTCTGTTTGCGGCGCGCGGCGCCAACCTGTGTCTGATCGGTGCGGAGCACGGCGTCGAAACGATCGAATACGGGCAGCGTTAAGCGTATTCGTGCGCGCCTGCAACGGACACTAGTTGCAGGACGTCGCGCTGCCGACCGTCGTGCAGGTATGGGCTGACCAGTGGGTCTCCGTGGACAGTCCCAGCCGCGGACTCGACGCGAAACGCAGATCGATGCGTGTCGCCGGTTGTCCGGTCGGCGCGTGCGGCAGTGGCGCTGCCGCGGCGATCGCCTGCGCGGCCAGCGTGTCCCACGCGGCATCGCCGGTGCTGTGCAGCAACTGCGCCGATGCGACGCTTCCATCAGGCGCAAAGCGTACCGATACGATCGACTCCGGATACCCGGCACGATCCCTCGATGCAATCCGCAGATTGGTGCTGATCAGACATCCGGTATAACGCGACCACTGTGGGCGCGTGAGTTGATCGAGCGAGTCGGGTGCCGGTTGGCCCGATTGACCCAACCGCTCACGGCATAGCCGCACGATAGTCGCGCTGTCGGGCACGCTCGGCCTATCGCTTGTGCAGGCTGTCAGCACGGCGAGCCCCAGCGCCAATATGACTCCCCCCAACACGCGCTGTTTCATTGTCGTTCTCATCGCCGGTTGATCGATGGGACGATTATAGGCGCTGCATTTACAGACGCGGCGCTAGCCGAGGCACAGCCGGCTCGAGTCGTCAGCGCACCGTATCCGCGATCGCATCGGTCATTTTCCGCACATACATACCCAGCGAAAAATCGCGTTGCGCATCGGCTTGCGCCTTTTCGGCAAGACGTTGTGCAAGATGCGGCGACACGCGCAACGTTCGCATGGCTCCGGCGAGCGCTTCGACATTGCCGGGCTCGACGAGCCAGCCGTTGCGCAGGTGCCGCACGATCTCGGTGACTCCACCGGCCGCGGTCGCAATGACTGGTCGCCCAGCCGCCATCCCTTCGACGATCACGCGACCAAACGGCTCCGCATCCGTCGACGTATGCAACACGACGTCCATCGCTTTCATCCATAGGGGCATGTCGTCGCGAAAGCCCATGAAGTGCACGCGCTCGCTCACACCGAACTGTGCCGCGAGTTCATGCAGATGCTGGACATAGTCATCCTCGCCGAACAGCGCGGCGCCGACCAGCACGAGATGTGCATCCGGCACACGGGCAAGCGCGGCAATCGCGATATGCTGGCCTTTCCACGGCGCAAGCCGGCTAAAGAGTCCCGCGAGCCACGCATGTTCGGGTAGTCCGAGGCGCCCGCGCAACGCGATGAGATCGGCGGGGCTCAATTTGCCCACTGCATTGAACGCGTCGGTATCGATACCGTTGTGCACGACCGGCGGCATATCGGCCATGCGTCCGGTGAGTTCAGCGAGCGATTGCGCGGACGCATGCGAATTCGCGACCACACGATCGACCGCGAGCCGCACGAGCCACTTCACCACGAGCCGCTGTGCGAATCCGAAATGCTCGGGCGACATGATGTCGTGCAGATGCCAGATCACGGGCCGCCGATGCAGCGGCTTGCCGAGCGCGCCGATCACGAGCGCTTTTTGCGTATTCAGGAACAGCACATCGTAGCGTTTCGCCACGTCCGCGATTGCACGCACCTGACGCACGATACCGGGCAATGCGCGCAACCACCCGAGCCGCAACGACTGCCTGCCGATACCCGACACACGCGCATTGCCGATCACTTCGACAGGCACGCCAAGCGTTTCGAGCCGCGCGCGAAACGGTCCATCCGACAGCAAAACTACCTTGCCGCGCGCAGCACATGCTTCAGCGAGCGGCAGCAGCGAAAACTCCGCACCACCGAGCTGACCGCTTTGATCGACGAATAGCACCGACGGCGCGTCAGCATTGTCGTGAACAACAGTGTCGCTATCGGCGGCACGGGCGAGTGGGAACGGCGAAGCGATACGAGGACTGTTCATCGTCGGGCAAGCGTAGCAAGAGAGGTAACAGAGACGGGCGTAGCCGGCGGCTCGCCGGATCGGTCCACACACGCAACCGGCGAGTTTCCATTATTCGCGCGTTGTCTCACGCGCAGTGTGGCCGCGCGCACGCACGGCCGCAGACACGCCCCGTACACTCGGTTGCGTGGCGAGGGTTTGTCCGTGCGCCGTCCTACAGGTATCGAAATGATGAGAGTGGCGATCGTGCACGACTGGCTCGTAGCTCCCGGCGGAGCGGAGAAGGTGCTGGAGCAGATCATCCAGTGCTTTCCCGACGCCGACCTGTTCAGCCTGGTCGATTTCCTCGAGGACCGAACGCCGGTGCGCGGCAAGCCGGTCACGACGTCGTTTATCCAGCGTCTGCCGTTTGCACGGCGCCGCTATCGCGGCTATTTGCCGTTGATGCCACTCGCTATCGAGCAGTTCGATCTGTCGGACTACGACCTGATCATCACGAGTTCGTACGCGGTGGCCAAGGGCGTACTGGTCGGCCCCGACCAGACACATGTGAGCTACGTGCACTCGCCGATGCGCTACGCGTGGGACCTGCAGCATCAGTACTTGCGCGAAGCGCGTTTGATGCGCGGACCGCGTTCGTGGGCCACACGTGCGTTGCTGCACTATCTGCGCGGCTGGGATGCGCGTTCGGCGAACGGCGTCGATTGTCTGATCGCGAATTCGCATTTCGTCGCGCGCCGGATGCTCAAGACCTACCGCCGCAACGCTGTTGTGATCGCGCCGCCGGTCGACGTGCACAACTTCGAACTACGCGAACATAAAGACGATTTCTATCTGACCGCATCGCGGATGGTGCCGTACAAGCGCATGGATCTGATCGTCGAGGCGTTCACCGCAATGCCGCAGCGAAAGCTGATCGTGATCGGCGACGGCCCGCAGATGGCCGAGCTGCGCGCGAAGGCCGGCCCCAATGTACAGATACTCGGCTATCAGCCGTTTGCGGTGCTGAAAGACCATATGCAACGTGCCCAGGCATTCGTATTCGCCGCCGAAGAGGATTTCGGCATCGCGGTCGTCGAAGCGCAGGCGAGCGGCACGCCGGTCATCGCTTACGGCAAGGGTGGCGCGCTGGAAACTGTCGTGCCGCTCGGCGAAGCACAACCGACCGGCGTGCATTTCGCGCAGCAGAGTGTTTCCGCCGTACTCGATGCCGTCGATCGTTTCGAGCGGCATCGCGCGGCGATTTCACCGGCTGCGTGCCGCGCGAATGCCGAGCGATTTTCTGCGGCGACGTTTCGGCGCGCGTTCATGGTCGAAGTGACGCGCACGATTGCGGCGGCTGGTGCGCGCGAGCGCAGCAGTGCATCGCGGCCCGCGGACCTCGCGTGGCCACGCGATTCCGCACCGGGGAGCATGTGGGGCCGTTGAGCGCGGACACCACAAGCAGGTTCATTAATCAAGACCAACAGACAGCCGTCATTCGTTCGTGGGGAGACTCAAGTGGACTGCAGGCGGCGCGTGGACGAGGACGAATCGACGCATATGAATGCCGATCGCATTGCGGGACCTGCGGGACCGCTTTCCGCCATCATCGAAGCCTGGGCCGCATTGCAGGCCCAGGTGCCGTTAAAACCCGTGCGCAGCGAGACGGACTTCCAGAGGATGACGCGGCTCGCCAGCGAACTCACTGATCATCTGCAAGGTGACGCACAGCATCCGCTCGCGGATCTGCTCGGCGTCGTTACCGACCTCGTAGGCGTGTGGGGCACACGGCATGTGGAAGTACTGCCGGAAGCCGCGCCACGCGACGTGCTGCGTCATCTGCTCGAGACGCACAAGCTGCGGCAGAAGGATCTGTCCGACATTGCGTCACCGACCGTGATCAGCGACATTCTTGCGGGCCGGCGAGCGATCAGCAAGAACGTCGCGAAAGCGCTGGCGGTGCGTTTTCATACGGACGTGGCGCGGTTTCTGTAACTGCGCTGGCTGCTGGATCCAACGACACCCAATCACACAGAATGAATTTGCCGGCGGCACACGTCTGAAAACGTGTGTCGCCGGCGTTCGTTCGTTGCGTGCCTGAACTGAGTACTAGCTGGGTGTATTCGTACCGAGCGGATCGCTTGCCGTGTACGTATAAGCGTACGCGTAGTCATAAGTGCCGTAGCGCCCACCGCTTTTCAGCGGCACAGCATTCATCACACCACCGATCAGACGTGCCCGCGCGCGCCGCAGCTTCTTCAGCGATTCGCCGATGTTGCGTTCGCTATGTGCGCCCGCGCGCATCACGAGCACGGTCGACCCGGCGATGTGCGCAATGATCGCCGCGTCGGCAACGGCGAGCAACGGCGGCGTATCGATCATCACGATGTCGAACTGCTGCTCGAGTCGTTGCAGGATTTCCCCGAAGCGCGCCGAAGTGAGAATCTCCGACGGGTTCGGCGGATAGGCGCCGGCCGCGATGAAGTGCAACCCTTCCACGCCGGTTGGGCGCGCAACGACGTCGAAGTCGGCCTGGCCGGTCAGCAGTTCGGTAAGACCGCCATGCGGCGAGCGACCGAGATACTGAGCCAGCCGGCCGCGTCGCAGGTCGGCGTCGATCAGCAACACACGTTTGCCCGATTCCGCGAGCAGCACGGCGAGGTTCGCGCACAGAAAGCTCTTGCCGTCCGACGGCGCAGGGCTCGTGATCGCGACGATGCGGTTTGGTGCGTCGATCAGCCCGAACTGCAACGTCGCGCGCAAACCGCGCAAACCTTCCACCGAAATATCGAACGGCCGGGTGGTCGCGAGCAAAGAACGGGTCGGCGGTTTCGCGCGCGGTACGACGGTCTGCGTGCCGGTTTTGACGCGCGTCGGCGCGTGCGGTGCGGCGGACGTAGCACGCGGGCGCACCAGCCGCGCGAAGCTGCCCGGTAACGCGGGCAGGCCGGCGCCGGTGCCAACGCGGCGCGCGGCCGCGCCCGGCAGGGCAGCGCGCGCGCTTGCCGAGAGCCGGTCGCTGTGCGCCTGCTCGGCACTGAATGGAATCGAACCGAAGATCGGCATCTGAAAGCGCCGCTCGACGAATTCCGGATCGGTGACACCGGTAAAGAACGTGCGTCGGCAGAACGCGAACAGAATGCCCGCGATCACGCCGAGCACCGTCCCTGCCGAGATGATCAGCGCCGCTTTAGGACGTACCGGTGCCGCCGGCAACAACGCTTCGTCGATGATGTGCACGTTGCCGATCGTGCCGGCACGCGAGATCGACAGTTCCTGGGTCTTGTTCAGCAGCGCGACGTAGATTTCTTCGGCGACTTTCGCGTTGCGCTGTAGCGCAACCGCATCGCGTTCGGAGTTCGGTAGAGTCTTGAAGTGATCCTCGAAGCGGTCCTTTTCGCCGGTCATCGCGGCGAGTTGCGCATCGACGGTTTTGACTTCGGGGCTTTCGGCCGTGAAGCGCTGTAGCAACTGCGCACGCGTAATGCGCAGCGCCGCAATCTGCTTCTCATAGTCGAGGCCACCCGACAGATACACGGAAGCTTCCTGAGTCGGCTGGAACG encodes the following:
- a CDS encoding TonB family protein — translated: MKQRVLGGVILALGLAVLTACTSDRPSVPDSATIVRLCRERLGQSGQPAPDSLDQLTRPQWSRYTGCLISTNLRIASRDRAGYPESIVSVRFAPDGSVASAQLLHSTGDAAWDTLAAQAIAAAAPLPHAPTGQPATRIDLRFASSPRLGLSTETHWSAHTCTTVGSATSCN
- a CDS encoding glycosyltransferase family 4 protein translates to MNSPRIASPFPLARAADSDTVVHDNADAPSVLFVDQSGQLGGAEFSLLPLAEACAARGKVVLLSDGPFRARLETLGVPVEVIGNARVSGIGRQSLRLGWLRALPGIVRQVRAIADVAKRYDVLFLNTQKALVIGALGKPLHRRPVIWHLHDIMSPEHFGFAQRLVVKWLVRLAVDRVVANSHASAQSLAELTGRMADMPPVVHNGIDTDAFNAVGKLSPADLIALRGRLGLPEHAWLAGLFSRLAPWKGQHIAIAALARVPDAHLVLVGAALFGEDDYVQHLHELAAQFGVSERVHFMGFRDDMPLWMKAMDVVLHTSTDAEPFGRVIVEGMAAGRPVIATAAGGVTEIVRHLRNGWLVEPGNVEALAGAMRTLRVSPHLAQRLAEKAQADAQRDFSLGMYVRKMTDAIADTVR
- a CDS encoding glycosyltransferase family 4 protein, which produces MRVAIVHDWLVAPGGAEKVLEQIIQCFPDADLFSLVDFLEDRTPVRGKPVTTSFIQRLPFARRRYRGYLPLMPLAIEQFDLSDYDLIITSSYAVAKGVLVGPDQTHVSYVHSPMRYAWDLQHQYLREARLMRGPRSWATRALLHYLRGWDARSANGVDCLIANSHFVARRMLKTYRRNAVVIAPPVDVHNFELREHKDDFYLTASRMVPYKRMDLIVEAFTAMPQRKLIVIGDGPQMAELRAKAGPNVQILGYQPFAVLKDHMQRAQAFVFAAEEDFGIAVVEAQASGTPVIAYGKGGALETVVPLGEAQPTGVHFAQQSVSAVLDAVDRFERHRAAISPAACRANAERFSAATFRRAFMVEVTRTIAAAGARERSSASRPADLAWPRDSAPGSMWGR
- a CDS encoding helix-turn-helix domain-containing protein, which translates into the protein MNADRIAGPAGPLSAIIEAWAALQAQVPLKPVRSETDFQRMTRLASELTDHLQGDAQHPLADLLGVVTDLVGVWGTRHVEVLPEAAPRDVLRHLLETHKLRQKDLSDIASPTVISDILAGRRAISKNVAKALAVRFHTDVARFL
- a CDS encoding polysaccharide biosynthesis tyrosine autokinase; this translates as MSTYDMLEHSPASGNDEDAVTRDLLRLILDQIGWVIGIAACVIFASVIYTKIATPIYSADALIQVESQTGTSTNSASQALAALVPSAGAMHTDAEIEIIKSRAVVEPVVEQFKLNIAAWPHTMPLLGKLTALFAQPGHPLPALFGMRSYAWGGEQLSLDSISVPKPLEGAQLVLRALGDGRYMLLDPYGQPLVTGIAGVTANGSGVTMRVSTLTARAGTEFFVTRYNPLDAVARLSSGLQVAEKGRDTGVVQLSYMGTDPHAITAIANAITASYLQQRTERAQEEASRMLSFLNSELPRLRDEVHHAETALSEYQARVGSFQPTQEASVYLSGGLDYEKQIAALRITRAQLLQRFTAESPEVKTVDAQLAAMTGEKDRFEDHFKTLPNSERDAVALQRNAKVAEEIYVALLNKTQELSISRAGTIGNVHIIDEALLPAAPVRPKAALIISAGTVLGVIAGILFAFCRRTFFTGVTDPEFVERRFQMPIFGSIPFSAEQAHSDRLSASARAALPGAAARRVGTGAGLPALPGSFARLVRPRATSAAPHAPTRVKTGTQTVVPRAKPPTRSLLATTRPFDISVEGLRGLRATLQFGLIDAPNRIVAITSPAPSDGKSFLCANLAVLLAESGKRVLLIDADLRRGRLAQYLGRSPHGGLTELLTGQADFDVVARPTGVEGLHFIAAGAYPPNPSEILTSARFGEILQRLEQQFDIVMIDTPPLLAVADAAIIAHIAGSTVLVMRAGAHSERNIGESLKKLRRARARLIGGVMNAVPLKSGGRYGTYDYAYAYTYTASDPLGTNTPS